A part of Amycolatopsis camponoti genomic DNA contains:
- a CDS encoding putative quinol monooxygenase: MTMILEIAEMSVKSGSEKEFAEAHAAASEAYGAAEGMLSARLTQGVETPTKFVLLVEWTDIEAHERYRDTEQYGHWRAAISPYVAGPAAVQHTRVVA; this comes from the coding sequence ATGACCATGATCCTCGAAATCGCCGAGATGAGCGTGAAGTCGGGCAGCGAGAAGGAATTCGCGGAAGCGCACGCCGCGGCCAGCGAGGCGTACGGAGCAGCCGAGGGAATGCTCTCGGCACGCCTCACCCAGGGGGTCGAGACCCCGACGAAGTTCGTGCTTCTCGTGGAATGGACCGATATCGAGGCACACGAGCGTTACCGCGACACCGAGCAGTACGGTCATTGGCGCGCGGCGATCAGCCCGTACGTCGCTGGGCCCGCTGCCGTCCAGCACACCCGCGTCGTCGCCTGA